One genomic window of Arvicola amphibius chromosome 4, mArvAmp1.2, whole genome shotgun sequence includes the following:
- the Ssbp4 gene encoding single-stranded DNA-binding protein 4 isoform X11: protein MYGKAGKGCAPSDGQAREKLALYVYEYLLHIGAQKSAQTFLSEIRWEKNITLGEPPGFLHSWWCVFWDLYCAAPDRREACEQTSEAKVFQDYSAAAPNPVMGAMAPNDPMGAPGFFQPFMSSRFPGGARPTLRMPGQPPVGLPGSQPIIPGAMDPSPRAQALFLCLCPGHPSLGGSMQRVTPPRSMASVGPQGYGTGMRPPPNSLASNQVLPSMNMGPGVRGPWASPSGNSIPYASSSPGSYTQGPAGGGAPGTPIMPSPGDSTNSSENMYTIMNPIGPGAGRANFPLGPGPEGPMASMSAMEPHHMNGSLGSGDMDGLPKNSPGAVGGLSNAPGTPRDDSEMAAAGTFLHPFPSESYSPGMTMSV from the exons GCTTGCGCTGTATGTGTATGAATACCTGCTGCATATAGGTGCACAGAAGTCGGCTCAGACCTTCCTGTCCGAG ATCCGCTGGGAAAAGAACATCACCCTGGGCGAACCCCCTGGCTTCCTGCACTCCTGGTGGTG TGTCTTCTGGGACCTCTATTGCGCAGCGCCAGACCGCAGAGAAGCCTGTGAACAGACTAGTGAGGCCAAAGTCTTCCAGGACTAT AGTGCCGCAGCCCCCAATCCTGTGATGGGCGCCATGGCCCCTAACGACCCGATGGGGGCACCAGGCTTCTTTCAG CCCTTCATGTCATCACGGTTCCCAGGGGGTGCCCGGCCCACCCTAAGGATGCCAGGACAG CCTCCTGTGGGCCTCCCTGGGTCCCAGCCCATCATCCCTGGTGCCATGGACCCCTCCCCACGCGCACAAG CCCTCTTCCTATGTCTTTGCCCAGGGCACCCCAGCCTGGGAGGCTCCATGCAGAGAGTGACACCTCCGAGGAGCATGGCCAGTGTTGGGCCCCAG GGCTATGGAACTGGCATGCGGCCCCCACCCAATTCTCTTGCATCCAACCAGGTTCTGCCATCCATGAACAT GGGTCCAGGGGTGCGTGGCCCGTGGGCCAGTCCCAGCGGTAACTCG ATCCCCTACGCTTCCTCATCTCCTGGCAGCTACACG CAGGGACCCGCAGGAGGAGGCGCCCCCGGAACACCCATCATGCCCAGCCCTGGAG ACTCCACCAACTCCAGCGAGAACATGTATACCATCATGAACCCCATCGGGCCGGGCGCCGGCAGGGCTAAC TTCCCGCTCGGCCCCGGCCCCGAGGGCCCAATGGCCTCTATGAGCGCAATGGAGCCGCACCACATGAACGGATCCCTGG GCTCGGGTGATATGGACGGGCTGCCGAAG AACTCCCCTGGCGCTGTGGGCGGCCTGAGCAACGCCCCGGGGACCCCGCGCGACGACAGCGAGATGGCGGCCGCCGGGACCTTCCTGCATCCGTTTCCGAGCGAAAGC TACTCCCCCGGCATGACCATGAGCGTGTGA
- the Ssbp4 gene encoding single-stranded DNA-binding protein 4 isoform X2, whose translation MYGKAGKGCAPSDGQAREKLALYVYEYLLHIGAQKSAQTFLSEIRWEKNITLGEPPGFLHSWWCVFWDLYCAAPDRREACEQTSEAKVFQDYSAAAPNPVMGAMAPNDPMGAPGFFQPFMSSRFPGGARPTLRMPGQPPVGLPGSQPIIPGAMDPSPRAQALFLCLCPGHPSLGGSMQRVTPPRSMASVGPQGYGTGMRPPPNSLASNQVLPSMNMGPGVRGPWASPSGNSIPYASSSPGSYTGPAGGGAPGTPIMPSPGDSTNSSENMYTIMNPIGPGAGRANVSGGRCASPDGDPAGGGRPEPHAALCPQFPLGPGPEGPMASMSAMEPHHMNGSLGSGDMDGLPKNSPGAVGGLSNAPGTPRDDSEMAAAGTFLHPFPSESVSACVDSPPAAAAGRRGLAGRPRRGGRGARARP comes from the exons GCTTGCGCTGTATGTGTATGAATACCTGCTGCATATAGGTGCACAGAAGTCGGCTCAGACCTTCCTGTCCGAG ATCCGCTGGGAAAAGAACATCACCCTGGGCGAACCCCCTGGCTTCCTGCACTCCTGGTGGTG TGTCTTCTGGGACCTCTATTGCGCAGCGCCAGACCGCAGAGAAGCCTGTGAACAGACTAGTGAGGCCAAAGTCTTCCAGGACTAT AGTGCCGCAGCCCCCAATCCTGTGATGGGCGCCATGGCCCCTAACGACCCGATGGGGGCACCAGGCTTCTTTCAG CCCTTCATGTCATCACGGTTCCCAGGGGGTGCCCGGCCCACCCTAAGGATGCCAGGACAG CCTCCTGTGGGCCTCCCTGGGTCCCAGCCCATCATCCCTGGTGCCATGGACCCCTCCCCACGCGCACAAG CCCTCTTCCTATGTCTTTGCCCAGGGCACCCCAGCCTGGGAGGCTCCATGCAGAGAGTGACACCTCCGAGGAGCATGGCCAGTGTTGGGCCCCAG GGCTATGGAACTGGCATGCGGCCCCCACCCAATTCTCTTGCATCCAACCAGGTTCTGCCATCCATGAACAT GGGTCCAGGGGTGCGTGGCCCGTGGGCCAGTCCCAGCGGTAACTCG ATCCCCTACGCTTCCTCATCTCCTGGCAGCTACACG GGACCCGCAGGAGGAGGCGCCCCCGGAACACCCATCATGCCCAGCCCTGGAG ACTCCACCAACTCCAGCGAGAACATGTATACCATCATGAACCCCATCGGGCCGGGCGCCGGCAGGGCTAACGTGAGTGGGGGCCGGTGCGCCTCACCCGACGGGGACCCCGCGGGGGGCGGCCGGCCCGAGCCCCACGCTGCCCTGTGCCCGCAGTTCCCGCTCGGCCCCGGCCCCGAGGGCCCAATGGCCTCTATGAGCGCAATGGAGCCGCACCACATGAACGGATCCCTGG GCTCGGGTGATATGGACGGGCTGCCGAAG AACTCCCCTGGCGCTGTGGGCGGCCTGAGCAACGCCCCGGGGACCCCGCGCGACGACAGCGAGATGGCGGCCGCCGGGACCTTCCTGCATCCGTTTCCGAGCGAAAGCGTAAGCGCCTGCGTCGACTCCCCACCCGCGGCCGCGGCGGGCCGGAGGGGCCTGGCGGGCAGACCCCGGCGGGGCGGCCGCGGGGCCAGAGCAAGACCGTGA
- the Ssbp4 gene encoding single-stranded DNA-binding protein 4 isoform X3, translated as MYGKAGKGCAPSDGQAREKLALYVYEYLLHIGAQKSAQTFLSEIRWEKNITLGEPPGFLHSWWCVFWDLYCAAPDRREACEQTSEAKVFQDYSAAAPNPVMGAMAPNDPMGAPGFFQPFMSSRFPGGARPTLRMPGQPPVGLPGSQPIIPGAMDPSPRAQGHPSLGGSMQRVTPPRSMASVGPQGYGTGMRPPPNSLASNQVLPSMNMGPGVRGPWASPSGNSIPYASSSPGSYTQGPAGGGAPGTPIMPSPGDSTNSSENMYTIMNPIGPGAGRANVSGGRCASPDGDPAGGGRPEPHAALCPQFPLGPGPEGPMASMSAMEPHHMNGSLGSGDMDGLPKNSPGAVGGLSNAPGTPRDDSEMAAAGTFLHPFPSESVSACVDSPPAAAAGRRGLAGRPRRGGRGARARP; from the exons GCTTGCGCTGTATGTGTATGAATACCTGCTGCATATAGGTGCACAGAAGTCGGCTCAGACCTTCCTGTCCGAG ATCCGCTGGGAAAAGAACATCACCCTGGGCGAACCCCCTGGCTTCCTGCACTCCTGGTGGTG TGTCTTCTGGGACCTCTATTGCGCAGCGCCAGACCGCAGAGAAGCCTGTGAACAGACTAGTGAGGCCAAAGTCTTCCAGGACTAT AGTGCCGCAGCCCCCAATCCTGTGATGGGCGCCATGGCCCCTAACGACCCGATGGGGGCACCAGGCTTCTTTCAG CCCTTCATGTCATCACGGTTCCCAGGGGGTGCCCGGCCCACCCTAAGGATGCCAGGACAG CCTCCTGTGGGCCTCCCTGGGTCCCAGCCCATCATCCCTGGTGCCATGGACCCCTCCCCACGCGCACAAG GGCACCCCAGCCTGGGAGGCTCCATGCAGAGAGTGACACCTCCGAGGAGCATGGCCAGTGTTGGGCCCCAG GGCTATGGAACTGGCATGCGGCCCCCACCCAATTCTCTTGCATCCAACCAGGTTCTGCCATCCATGAACAT GGGTCCAGGGGTGCGTGGCCCGTGGGCCAGTCCCAGCGGTAACTCG ATCCCCTACGCTTCCTCATCTCCTGGCAGCTACACG CAGGGACCCGCAGGAGGAGGCGCCCCCGGAACACCCATCATGCCCAGCCCTGGAG ACTCCACCAACTCCAGCGAGAACATGTATACCATCATGAACCCCATCGGGCCGGGCGCCGGCAGGGCTAACGTGAGTGGGGGCCGGTGCGCCTCACCCGACGGGGACCCCGCGGGGGGCGGCCGGCCCGAGCCCCACGCTGCCCTGTGCCCGCAGTTCCCGCTCGGCCCCGGCCCCGAGGGCCCAATGGCCTCTATGAGCGCAATGGAGCCGCACCACATGAACGGATCCCTGG GCTCGGGTGATATGGACGGGCTGCCGAAG AACTCCCCTGGCGCTGTGGGCGGCCTGAGCAACGCCCCGGGGACCCCGCGCGACGACAGCGAGATGGCGGCCGCCGGGACCTTCCTGCATCCGTTTCCGAGCGAAAGCGTAAGCGCCTGCGTCGACTCCCCACCCGCGGCCGCGGCGGGCCGGAGGGGCCTGGCGGGCAGACCCCGGCGGGGCGGCCGCGGGGCCAGAGCAAGACCGTGA
- the Ssbp4 gene encoding single-stranded DNA-binding protein 4 isoform X8, whose translation MYGKAGKGCAPSDGQAREKLALYVYEYLLHIGAQKSAQTFLSEIRWEKNITLGEPPGFLHSWWCVFWDLYCAAPDRREACEQTSEAKVFQDYSAAAPNPVMGAMAPNDPMGAPGFFQPFMSSRFPGGARPTLRMPGQPPVGLPGSQPIIPGAMDPSPRAQGHPSLGGSMQRVTPPRSMASVGPQGYGTGMRPPPNSLASNQVLPSMNMGPGVRGPWASPSGNSIPYASSSPGSYTGPAGGGAPGTPIMPSPGDSTNSSENMYTIMNPIGPGAGRANVSGGRCASPDGDPAGGGRPEPHAALCPQFPLGPGPEGPMASMSAMEPHHMNGSLGSGDMDGLPKNSPGAVGGLSNAPGTPRDDSEMAAAGTFLHPFPSESYSPGMTMSV comes from the exons GCTTGCGCTGTATGTGTATGAATACCTGCTGCATATAGGTGCACAGAAGTCGGCTCAGACCTTCCTGTCCGAG ATCCGCTGGGAAAAGAACATCACCCTGGGCGAACCCCCTGGCTTCCTGCACTCCTGGTGGTG TGTCTTCTGGGACCTCTATTGCGCAGCGCCAGACCGCAGAGAAGCCTGTGAACAGACTAGTGAGGCCAAAGTCTTCCAGGACTAT AGTGCCGCAGCCCCCAATCCTGTGATGGGCGCCATGGCCCCTAACGACCCGATGGGGGCACCAGGCTTCTTTCAG CCCTTCATGTCATCACGGTTCCCAGGGGGTGCCCGGCCCACCCTAAGGATGCCAGGACAG CCTCCTGTGGGCCTCCCTGGGTCCCAGCCCATCATCCCTGGTGCCATGGACCCCTCCCCACGCGCACAAG GGCACCCCAGCCTGGGAGGCTCCATGCAGAGAGTGACACCTCCGAGGAGCATGGCCAGTGTTGGGCCCCAG GGCTATGGAACTGGCATGCGGCCCCCACCCAATTCTCTTGCATCCAACCAGGTTCTGCCATCCATGAACAT GGGTCCAGGGGTGCGTGGCCCGTGGGCCAGTCCCAGCGGTAACTCG ATCCCCTACGCTTCCTCATCTCCTGGCAGCTACACG GGACCCGCAGGAGGAGGCGCCCCCGGAACACCCATCATGCCCAGCCCTGGAG ACTCCACCAACTCCAGCGAGAACATGTATACCATCATGAACCCCATCGGGCCGGGCGCCGGCAGGGCTAACGTGAGTGGGGGCCGGTGCGCCTCACCCGACGGGGACCCCGCGGGGGGCGGCCGGCCCGAGCCCCACGCTGCCCTGTGCCCGCAGTTCCCGCTCGGCCCCGGCCCCGAGGGCCCAATGGCCTCTATGAGCGCAATGGAGCCGCACCACATGAACGGATCCCTGG GCTCGGGTGATATGGACGGGCTGCCGAAG AACTCCCCTGGCGCTGTGGGCGGCCTGAGCAACGCCCCGGGGACCCCGCGCGACGACAGCGAGATGGCGGCCGCCGGGACCTTCCTGCATCCGTTTCCGAGCGAAAGC TACTCCCCCGGCATGACCATGAGCGTGTGA
- the Ssbp4 gene encoding single-stranded DNA-binding protein 4 isoform X4, whose protein sequence is MYGKAGKGCAPSDGQAREKLALYVYEYLLHIGAQKSAQTFLSEIRWEKNITLGEPPGFLHSWWCVFWDLYCAAPDRREACEQTSEAKVFQDYSAAAPNPVMGAMAPNDPMGAPGFFQPFMSSRFPGGARPTLRMPGQPPVGLPGSQPIIPGAMDPSPRAQGHPSLGGSMQRVTPPRSMASVGPQGYGTGMRPPPNSLASNQVLPSMNMGPGVRGPWASPSGNSIPYASSSPGSYTGPAGGGAPGTPIMPSPGDSTNSSENMYTIMNPIGPGAGRANVSGGRCASPDGDPAGGGRPEPHAALCPQFPLGPGPEGPMASMSAMEPHHMNGSLGSGDMDGLPKNSPGAVGGLSNAPGTPRDDSEMAAAGTFLHPFPSESVSACVDSPPAAAAGRRGLAGRPRRGGRGARARP, encoded by the exons GCTTGCGCTGTATGTGTATGAATACCTGCTGCATATAGGTGCACAGAAGTCGGCTCAGACCTTCCTGTCCGAG ATCCGCTGGGAAAAGAACATCACCCTGGGCGAACCCCCTGGCTTCCTGCACTCCTGGTGGTG TGTCTTCTGGGACCTCTATTGCGCAGCGCCAGACCGCAGAGAAGCCTGTGAACAGACTAGTGAGGCCAAAGTCTTCCAGGACTAT AGTGCCGCAGCCCCCAATCCTGTGATGGGCGCCATGGCCCCTAACGACCCGATGGGGGCACCAGGCTTCTTTCAG CCCTTCATGTCATCACGGTTCCCAGGGGGTGCCCGGCCCACCCTAAGGATGCCAGGACAG CCTCCTGTGGGCCTCCCTGGGTCCCAGCCCATCATCCCTGGTGCCATGGACCCCTCCCCACGCGCACAAG GGCACCCCAGCCTGGGAGGCTCCATGCAGAGAGTGACACCTCCGAGGAGCATGGCCAGTGTTGGGCCCCAG GGCTATGGAACTGGCATGCGGCCCCCACCCAATTCTCTTGCATCCAACCAGGTTCTGCCATCCATGAACAT GGGTCCAGGGGTGCGTGGCCCGTGGGCCAGTCCCAGCGGTAACTCG ATCCCCTACGCTTCCTCATCTCCTGGCAGCTACACG GGACCCGCAGGAGGAGGCGCCCCCGGAACACCCATCATGCCCAGCCCTGGAG ACTCCACCAACTCCAGCGAGAACATGTATACCATCATGAACCCCATCGGGCCGGGCGCCGGCAGGGCTAACGTGAGTGGGGGCCGGTGCGCCTCACCCGACGGGGACCCCGCGGGGGGCGGCCGGCCCGAGCCCCACGCTGCCCTGTGCCCGCAGTTCCCGCTCGGCCCCGGCCCCGAGGGCCCAATGGCCTCTATGAGCGCAATGGAGCCGCACCACATGAACGGATCCCTGG GCTCGGGTGATATGGACGGGCTGCCGAAG AACTCCCCTGGCGCTGTGGGCGGCCTGAGCAACGCCCCGGGGACCCCGCGCGACGACAGCGAGATGGCGGCCGCCGGGACCTTCCTGCATCCGTTTCCGAGCGAAAGCGTAAGCGCCTGCGTCGACTCCCCACCCGCGGCCGCGGCGGGCCGGAGGGGCCTGGCGGGCAGACCCCGGCGGGGCGGCCGCGGGGCCAGAGCAAGACCGTGA
- the Ssbp4 gene encoding single-stranded DNA-binding protein 4 isoform X9, with product MYGKAGKGCAPSDGQAREKLALYVYEYLLHIGAQKSAQTFLSEIRWEKNITLGEPPGFLHSWWCVFWDLYCAAPDRREACEQTSEAKVFQDYSAAAPNPVMGAMAPNDPMGAPGFFQPFMSSRFPGGARPTLRMPGQPPVGLPGSQPIIPGAMDPSPRAQGHPSLGGSMQRVTPPRSMASVGPQGYGTGMRPPPNSLASNQVLPSMNMGPGVRGPWASPSGNSIPYASSSPGSYTQGPAGGGAPGTPIMPSPGDSTNSSENMYTIMNPIGPGAGRANFPLGPGPEGPMASMSAMEPHHMNGSLGSGDMDGLPKNSPGAVGGLSNAPGTPRDDSEMAAAGTFLHPFPSESVSACVDSPPAAAAGRRGLAGRPRRGGRGARARP from the exons GCTTGCGCTGTATGTGTATGAATACCTGCTGCATATAGGTGCACAGAAGTCGGCTCAGACCTTCCTGTCCGAG ATCCGCTGGGAAAAGAACATCACCCTGGGCGAACCCCCTGGCTTCCTGCACTCCTGGTGGTG TGTCTTCTGGGACCTCTATTGCGCAGCGCCAGACCGCAGAGAAGCCTGTGAACAGACTAGTGAGGCCAAAGTCTTCCAGGACTAT AGTGCCGCAGCCCCCAATCCTGTGATGGGCGCCATGGCCCCTAACGACCCGATGGGGGCACCAGGCTTCTTTCAG CCCTTCATGTCATCACGGTTCCCAGGGGGTGCCCGGCCCACCCTAAGGATGCCAGGACAG CCTCCTGTGGGCCTCCCTGGGTCCCAGCCCATCATCCCTGGTGCCATGGACCCCTCCCCACGCGCACAAG GGCACCCCAGCCTGGGAGGCTCCATGCAGAGAGTGACACCTCCGAGGAGCATGGCCAGTGTTGGGCCCCAG GGCTATGGAACTGGCATGCGGCCCCCACCCAATTCTCTTGCATCCAACCAGGTTCTGCCATCCATGAACAT GGGTCCAGGGGTGCGTGGCCCGTGGGCCAGTCCCAGCGGTAACTCG ATCCCCTACGCTTCCTCATCTCCTGGCAGCTACACG CAGGGACCCGCAGGAGGAGGCGCCCCCGGAACACCCATCATGCCCAGCCCTGGAG ACTCCACCAACTCCAGCGAGAACATGTATACCATCATGAACCCCATCGGGCCGGGCGCCGGCAGGGCTAAC TTCCCGCTCGGCCCCGGCCCCGAGGGCCCAATGGCCTCTATGAGCGCAATGGAGCCGCACCACATGAACGGATCCCTGG GCTCGGGTGATATGGACGGGCTGCCGAAG AACTCCCCTGGCGCTGTGGGCGGCCTGAGCAACGCCCCGGGGACCCCGCGCGACGACAGCGAGATGGCGGCCGCCGGGACCTTCCTGCATCCGTTTCCGAGCGAAAGCGTAAGCGCCTGCGTCGACTCCCCACCCGCGGCCGCGGCGGGCCGGAGGGGCCTGGCGGGCAGACCCCGGCGGGGCGGCCGCGGGGCCAGAGCAAGACCGTGA
- the Ssbp4 gene encoding single-stranded DNA-binding protein 4 isoform X13, with product MYGKAGKGCAPSDGQAREKLALYVYEYLLHIGAQKSAQTFLSEIRWEKNITLGEPPGFLHSWWCVFWDLYCAAPDRREACEQTSEAKVFQDYSAAAPNPVMGAMAPNDPMGAPGFFQPFMSSRFPGGARPTLRMPGQPPVGLPGSQPIIPGAMDPSPRAQGHPSLGGSMQRVTPPRSMASVGPQGYGTGMRPPPNSLASNQVLPSMNMGPGVRGPWASPSGNSIPYASSSPGSYTGPAGGGAPGTPIMPSPGDSTNSSENMYTIMNPIGPGAGRANFPLGPGPEGPMASMSAMEPHHMNGSLGSGDMDGLPKNSPGAVGGLSNAPGTPRDDSEMAAAGTFLHPFPSESYSPGMTMSV from the exons GCTTGCGCTGTATGTGTATGAATACCTGCTGCATATAGGTGCACAGAAGTCGGCTCAGACCTTCCTGTCCGAG ATCCGCTGGGAAAAGAACATCACCCTGGGCGAACCCCCTGGCTTCCTGCACTCCTGGTGGTG TGTCTTCTGGGACCTCTATTGCGCAGCGCCAGACCGCAGAGAAGCCTGTGAACAGACTAGTGAGGCCAAAGTCTTCCAGGACTAT AGTGCCGCAGCCCCCAATCCTGTGATGGGCGCCATGGCCCCTAACGACCCGATGGGGGCACCAGGCTTCTTTCAG CCCTTCATGTCATCACGGTTCCCAGGGGGTGCCCGGCCCACCCTAAGGATGCCAGGACAG CCTCCTGTGGGCCTCCCTGGGTCCCAGCCCATCATCCCTGGTGCCATGGACCCCTCCCCACGCGCACAAG GGCACCCCAGCCTGGGAGGCTCCATGCAGAGAGTGACACCTCCGAGGAGCATGGCCAGTGTTGGGCCCCAG GGCTATGGAACTGGCATGCGGCCCCCACCCAATTCTCTTGCATCCAACCAGGTTCTGCCATCCATGAACAT GGGTCCAGGGGTGCGTGGCCCGTGGGCCAGTCCCAGCGGTAACTCG ATCCCCTACGCTTCCTCATCTCCTGGCAGCTACACG GGACCCGCAGGAGGAGGCGCCCCCGGAACACCCATCATGCCCAGCCCTGGAG ACTCCACCAACTCCAGCGAGAACATGTATACCATCATGAACCCCATCGGGCCGGGCGCCGGCAGGGCTAAC TTCCCGCTCGGCCCCGGCCCCGAGGGCCCAATGGCCTCTATGAGCGCAATGGAGCCGCACCACATGAACGGATCCCTGG GCTCGGGTGATATGGACGGGCTGCCGAAG AACTCCCCTGGCGCTGTGGGCGGCCTGAGCAACGCCCCGGGGACCCCGCGCGACGACAGCGAGATGGCGGCCGCCGGGACCTTCCTGCATCCGTTTCCGAGCGAAAGC TACTCCCCCGGCATGACCATGAGCGTGTGA
- the Ssbp4 gene encoding single-stranded DNA-binding protein 4 isoform X12 has product MYGKAGKGCAPSDGQAREKLALYVYEYLLHIGAQKSAQTFLSEIRWEKNITLGEPPGFLHSWWCVFWDLYCAAPDRREACEQTSEAKVFQDYSAAAPNPVMGAMAPNDPMGAPGFFQPFMSSRFPGGARPTLRMPGQPPVGLPGSQPIIPGAMDPSPRAQGHPSLGGSMQRVTPPRSMASVGPQGYGTGMRPPPNSLASNQVLPSMNMGPGVRGPWASPSGNSIPYASSSPGSYTQGPAGGGAPGTPIMPSPGDSTNSSENMYTIMNPIGPGAGRANFPLGPGPEGPMASMSAMEPHHMNGSLGSGDMDGLPKNSPGAVGGLSNAPGTPRDDSEMAAAGTFLHPFPSESYSPGMTMSV; this is encoded by the exons GCTTGCGCTGTATGTGTATGAATACCTGCTGCATATAGGTGCACAGAAGTCGGCTCAGACCTTCCTGTCCGAG ATCCGCTGGGAAAAGAACATCACCCTGGGCGAACCCCCTGGCTTCCTGCACTCCTGGTGGTG TGTCTTCTGGGACCTCTATTGCGCAGCGCCAGACCGCAGAGAAGCCTGTGAACAGACTAGTGAGGCCAAAGTCTTCCAGGACTAT AGTGCCGCAGCCCCCAATCCTGTGATGGGCGCCATGGCCCCTAACGACCCGATGGGGGCACCAGGCTTCTTTCAG CCCTTCATGTCATCACGGTTCCCAGGGGGTGCCCGGCCCACCCTAAGGATGCCAGGACAG CCTCCTGTGGGCCTCCCTGGGTCCCAGCCCATCATCCCTGGTGCCATGGACCCCTCCCCACGCGCACAAG GGCACCCCAGCCTGGGAGGCTCCATGCAGAGAGTGACACCTCCGAGGAGCATGGCCAGTGTTGGGCCCCAG GGCTATGGAACTGGCATGCGGCCCCCACCCAATTCTCTTGCATCCAACCAGGTTCTGCCATCCATGAACAT GGGTCCAGGGGTGCGTGGCCCGTGGGCCAGTCCCAGCGGTAACTCG ATCCCCTACGCTTCCTCATCTCCTGGCAGCTACACG CAGGGACCCGCAGGAGGAGGCGCCCCCGGAACACCCATCATGCCCAGCCCTGGAG ACTCCACCAACTCCAGCGAGAACATGTATACCATCATGAACCCCATCGGGCCGGGCGCCGGCAGGGCTAAC TTCCCGCTCGGCCCCGGCCCCGAGGGCCCAATGGCCTCTATGAGCGCAATGGAGCCGCACCACATGAACGGATCCCTGG GCTCGGGTGATATGGACGGGCTGCCGAAG AACTCCCCTGGCGCTGTGGGCGGCCTGAGCAACGCCCCGGGGACCCCGCGCGACGACAGCGAGATGGCGGCCGCCGGGACCTTCCTGCATCCGTTTCCGAGCGAAAGC TACTCCCCCGGCATGACCATGAGCGTGTGA
- the Ssbp4 gene encoding single-stranded DNA-binding protein 4 isoform X5, producing the protein MYGKAGKGCAPSDGQAREKLALYVYEYLLHIGAQKSAQTFLSEIRWEKNITLGEPPGFLHSWWCVFWDLYCAAPDRREACEQTSEAKVFQDYSAAAPNPVMGAMAPNDPMGAPGFFQPFMSSRFPGGARPTLRMPGQPPVGLPGSQPIIPGAMDPSPRAQALFLCLCPGHPSLGGSMQRVTPPRSMASVGPQGYGTGMRPPPNSLASNQVLPSMNMGPGVRGPWASPSGNSIPYASSSPGSYTQGPAGGGAPGTPIMPSPGDSTNSSENMYTIMNPIGPGAGRANVSGGRCASPDGDPAGGGRPEPHAALCPQFPLGPGPEGPMASMSAMEPHHMNGSLGSGDMDGLPKNSPGAVGGLSNAPGTPRDDSEMAAAGTFLHPFPSESYSPGMTMSV; encoded by the exons GCTTGCGCTGTATGTGTATGAATACCTGCTGCATATAGGTGCACAGAAGTCGGCTCAGACCTTCCTGTCCGAG ATCCGCTGGGAAAAGAACATCACCCTGGGCGAACCCCCTGGCTTCCTGCACTCCTGGTGGTG TGTCTTCTGGGACCTCTATTGCGCAGCGCCAGACCGCAGAGAAGCCTGTGAACAGACTAGTGAGGCCAAAGTCTTCCAGGACTAT AGTGCCGCAGCCCCCAATCCTGTGATGGGCGCCATGGCCCCTAACGACCCGATGGGGGCACCAGGCTTCTTTCAG CCCTTCATGTCATCACGGTTCCCAGGGGGTGCCCGGCCCACCCTAAGGATGCCAGGACAG CCTCCTGTGGGCCTCCCTGGGTCCCAGCCCATCATCCCTGGTGCCATGGACCCCTCCCCACGCGCACAAG CCCTCTTCCTATGTCTTTGCCCAGGGCACCCCAGCCTGGGAGGCTCCATGCAGAGAGTGACACCTCCGAGGAGCATGGCCAGTGTTGGGCCCCAG GGCTATGGAACTGGCATGCGGCCCCCACCCAATTCTCTTGCATCCAACCAGGTTCTGCCATCCATGAACAT GGGTCCAGGGGTGCGTGGCCCGTGGGCCAGTCCCAGCGGTAACTCG ATCCCCTACGCTTCCTCATCTCCTGGCAGCTACACG CAGGGACCCGCAGGAGGAGGCGCCCCCGGAACACCCATCATGCCCAGCCCTGGAG ACTCCACCAACTCCAGCGAGAACATGTATACCATCATGAACCCCATCGGGCCGGGCGCCGGCAGGGCTAACGTGAGTGGGGGCCGGTGCGCCTCACCCGACGGGGACCCCGCGGGGGGCGGCCGGCCCGAGCCCCACGCTGCCCTGTGCCCGCAGTTCCCGCTCGGCCCCGGCCCCGAGGGCCCAATGGCCTCTATGAGCGCAATGGAGCCGCACCACATGAACGGATCCCTGG GCTCGGGTGATATGGACGGGCTGCCGAAG AACTCCCCTGGCGCTGTGGGCGGCCTGAGCAACGCCCCGGGGACCCCGCGCGACGACAGCGAGATGGCGGCCGCCGGGACCTTCCTGCATCCGTTTCCGAGCGAAAGC TACTCCCCCGGCATGACCATGAGCGTGTGA